In Artemia franciscana chromosome 4, ASM3288406v1, whole genome shotgun sequence, a single window of DNA contains:
- the LOC136025756 gene encoding uncharacterized protein LOC136025756: protein MLKEECCKWCNKLYMIFIDFENVLDSLDCQSFWNLLHHYGILNIIQYKFVLRSINSTGLSPNDCLLSDLDFADDIAIFKTCKSQLQALLMSVQQKAEGFGLNTNTSKTKGMATSNSPLNIKCNDKDVEQVVHFKYLGSTIKNTGSTATEVIACDWFQQGRVCLTF from the coding sequence ATGCTCAAAGAGGAGTGCTGCAAATGGTGCAATAAGCTCTACATGATCTTCATAGACTTCGAAAATGTGTTAGACTCATTGGACTGCCAGTCTTTCTGGAACCTCCTTCACCACTATGGTATCCTCAACATCATACAATATAAATTTGTATTGAGGAGCATCAACTCAACTGGGCTAAGCCCAAATGATTGCCTGCTGAGTGACctagattttgctgatgatattgCCATCTTTAAAACCTGCAAATCACAGCTTCAAGCACTGCTCATGAGTGTTCAACAAAAAGCAGAAGGTTTTGGACTCAATACCAACACCAGTAAAACCAAAGGCATGGCAACTAGCAATTCACCTTTGAACATCAAATGCAATGACAAGGATGTGGAACAAGTGGTCCATTTCAAATATCTTGGCAGCACCATCAAGAACACAGGATCCACAGCCACAGAAGTCATTGCCTGTGACTGGTTTCAACAAGGCAGGGTGTGCCTAactttttga